A genome region from Sphingobium sp. CR2-8 includes the following:
- a CDS encoding carbohydrate kinase family protein, which translates to MTARVAVLGFATLDYVLSTRHPLNGTGTVDAHIFADDAWPRAGGAALYACRRLSAHGHAAWPIVSVGTDIHAEAYRQACRQSDVRVDGVVERPGEKTPCCLLVYHDNGGYTCLLDLGSVVATYLSDAQRKLVADADMIVVAAADPVVISRALDHLSADQQVAWIVKDDPACFPPALRRELVRHADVIFCNASEYHLIDAFLIGAKPDMILFETHGAEGVRVRSKAMECFVAASPVAVHDATGAGDTFAGEALAHLLAGRLDLLGIAQHAVDQVAAMLAARQRAIRKPDWAQAVARESPTNGR; encoded by the coding sequence ATGACCGCCCGTGTAGCTGTCCTTGGGTTCGCCACGCTGGACTATGTCCTGTCGACACGACATCCGTTGAACGGAACCGGCACGGTCGATGCCCATATTTTTGCGGACGACGCCTGGCCCCGCGCCGGGGGAGCGGCGCTCTATGCCTGTCGTCGGCTCAGTGCCCATGGCCACGCGGCCTGGCCGATCGTGTCGGTCGGCACCGACATCCATGCCGAGGCTTACCGCCAGGCGTGCCGCCAGTCCGACGTGCGCGTGGACGGGGTGGTCGAGCGGCCGGGGGAGAAGACGCCCTGCTGCCTGCTCGTCTATCACGACAATGGGGGCTATACCTGCCTGCTTGATCTTGGCAGCGTCGTGGCCACCTATCTGTCGGATGCGCAGCGCAAATTGGTCGCCGACGCCGACATGATCGTCGTCGCAGCGGCGGACCCGGTGGTGATATCACGCGCGCTCGATCATCTCTCTGCCGATCAGCAGGTCGCCTGGATCGTGAAGGACGATCCGGCGTGCTTTCCTCCGGCCCTGCGGCGAGAGTTGGTTCGCCACGCGGACGTCATCTTCTGCAACGCCTCTGAATATCACCTCATCGACGCGTTTCTGATCGGCGCGAAGCCCGATATGATTTTGTTCGAAACACATGGTGCGGAGGGCGTTCGCGTTCGATCCAAGGCGATGGAATGTTTCGTCGCCGCCAGCCCCGTTGCCGTACATGATGCCACCGGCGCTGGCGACACGTTCGCCGGGGAAGCGCTCGCGCATCTTCTCGCCGGACGCCTCGACCTTCTTGGAATCGCGCAGCATGCGGTGGACCAGGTCGCTGCCATGCTGGCAGCCCGTCAAAGGGCTATACGGAAACCTGATTGGGCTCAGGCCGTTGCTCGGGAGTCGCCAACGAACGGGCGATGA
- a CDS encoding TonB-dependent receptor — translation MRLGHVSHTALGCALVGAALAAVPAAAQITPVPNQADSPPDNIIVTAQRRSDNIRDVPISISAISGDIVSSLTVGGEDIRALAGRVPNLNVESTFGRVFPRFYIRGLGNSDFTLNSTASVSVYYDDVVLENQILRSMPAFDLERVEVLRGPQGTLYGRNSTAGAVKLISQKPTDTVQGYGRVSYGRFNTTSFEGAIGGPIVNDLLSGRMSLLYQRQGGSVENIVTGHKLGGYDDIAARAQLLFEPDDRFSALLQFSARSLNGTSTLFNGRQTTPGFGVLPFKKLRIALESDRQSDQEAHQYGLNLNLTYDLGGVDLTSITSWQSGDFFTVGDVDGSPRAALINTSRINGLDQVTEELRLASKGDGAFNWQAGVYYFHELLDYSNTTANNTFQTSDGSPGFGAYQFAQQKSESYAGFAQASYKIIDALTLSGGIRYTHDRIRLSQDTAFFTPNPADLTAEPNFSGPFYAGGARGPFPVTQPRFSSAGEGSGRVTWDGSLTYKINPQVNVYARIARGYHSGVITGQAIFSPIETAGPETVTSYEVGLKSEFLDRKIRLNLTGFHYVYKDQQLPVFIRNGSGADIIRLINAPGGKGTGFEGDIQIRPSPYFAFGGQIGYVDTRISGRTLVQDPRSATGQVDIDGQPFPFAPKLTAGLNADAKVPVGERAELFASTDWSYRSSQNFSLTSFLQPEFRTGGWWEGGVRAGYRIDTLEVALWSRNVADSTGFTSGLNVNGLAYVFNAPRTYGVEVSYRF, via the coding sequence ATGAGACTGGGACATGTATCGCACACCGCGCTGGGATGCGCGCTGGTCGGAGCGGCATTGGCGGCGGTACCTGCTGCGGCACAGATCACGCCGGTTCCCAATCAGGCTGACAGCCCCCCGGATAATATCATCGTCACGGCGCAACGCCGCAGCGACAACATCCGCGACGTTCCCATCTCGATCAGCGCGATTTCGGGGGACATTGTTTCGAGCCTGACCGTCGGTGGCGAAGACATTCGTGCGCTTGCAGGGCGCGTGCCTAACCTTAACGTCGAGTCGACCTTTGGGCGGGTCTTCCCACGCTTCTACATCCGCGGGCTTGGCAATTCCGATTTCACGCTGAATTCCACCGCATCGGTATCGGTCTATTACGACGACGTCGTTCTTGAGAACCAGATTCTAAGAAGCATGCCGGCCTTCGATCTCGAGCGGGTCGAAGTGCTGCGCGGTCCACAGGGCACGTTGTACGGGCGCAATTCGACAGCCGGCGCCGTCAAGCTCATCTCGCAGAAGCCGACCGACACCGTCCAGGGCTATGGCCGCGTTTCCTATGGCCGTTTCAATACGACCAGTTTCGAAGGGGCGATCGGAGGTCCGATCGTCAACGACCTGCTCTCGGGTCGAATGTCCCTGTTGTATCAGCGTCAGGGTGGCTCGGTCGAGAACATCGTCACCGGTCACAAGCTGGGCGGATATGACGACATAGCGGCGCGCGCGCAGCTCTTGTTCGAGCCCGACGACCGATTCTCCGCGCTCCTCCAATTTTCGGCGCGGTCGCTCAATGGCACTTCGACGCTGTTCAACGGCAGGCAGACGACGCCGGGCTTCGGCGTGTTGCCGTTCAAGAAGTTGCGGATCGCATTGGAGAGCGACCGGCAGTCGGACCAGGAGGCGCATCAATACGGCTTGAACCTGAACCTGACCTATGACCTCGGCGGGGTAGACCTGACGTCGATTACCTCTTGGCAGTCGGGCGATTTCTTCACGGTCGGGGATGTCGACGGATCGCCCCGCGCGGCGCTCATCAACACCTCGCGCATCAACGGGCTCGATCAGGTCACCGAGGAACTGCGGTTGGCAAGCAAGGGCGATGGCGCATTCAACTGGCAGGCCGGCGTCTATTATTTCCATGAATTGCTGGACTATTCGAACACGACCGCGAACAACACATTCCAGACGTCGGATGGCAGCCCGGGCTTCGGCGCCTATCAGTTCGCGCAGCAAAAGAGCGAGAGTTACGCGGGGTTCGCGCAGGCATCGTACAAGATAATCGACGCGCTGACGCTGTCGGGGGGTATCCGCTACACACATGATCGTATCCGGCTGTCGCAGGATACGGCCTTCTTCACGCCGAATCCGGCCGATCTCACTGCCGAGCCGAATTTTTCCGGTCCCTTTTACGCGGGTGGAGCCAGAGGACCGTTCCCGGTCACCCAGCCGCGCTTTTCCAGCGCAGGCGAGGGGTCGGGTCGGGTCACGTGGGACGGGAGTCTGACCTACAAGATCAATCCGCAGGTCAACGTCTATGCCCGCATCGCCCGCGGATACCATTCCGGTGTGATTACCGGACAGGCGATCTTCTCCCCGATCGAAACCGCGGGGCCGGAAACAGTCACATCCTATGAGGTGGGACTGAAAAGCGAGTTTCTCGACCGCAAAATCCGCCTGAACCTCACCGGCTTCCACTATGTCTACAAGGATCAGCAACTGCCGGTCTTCATCAGGAACGGCTCGGGCGCCGATATCATCAGGCTCATCAACGCTCCGGGCGGCAAGGGCACCGGTTTCGAAGGTGACATCCAGATCCGGCCCAGCCCCTATTTCGCGTTCGGCGGTCAGATCGGTTATGTCGATACGCGGATCAGCGGTCGTACGCTGGTCCAGGATCCGCGCTCAGCGACCGGGCAGGTGGACATCGACGGACAGCCGTTCCCGTTCGCACCCAAGCTGACTGCCGGGCTGAACGCGGACGCGAAAGTTCCGGTCGGCGAGCGGGCCGAACTGTTCGCGTCGACCGACTGGTCCTACCGCTCCTCGCAGAATTTCTCGCTGACCAGCTTCCTCCAGCCCGAGTTTCGCACCGGTGGCTGGTGGGAGGGCGGCGTGCGCGCGGGATACCGGATCGACACGCTGGAGGTTGCGCTCTGGTCGCGCAACGTGGCGGACAGCACCGGGTTCACCAGCGGGTTGAACGTCAACGGCCTGGCCTATGTCTTCAATGCGCCGCGGACCTACGGGGTTGAGGTCTCGTACCGGTTCTGA